ATGCAATGCTCTGTATGTAAGTGTACGAATTTTAAACTGAATCCTATATGCaacagggagccagtgaagaTAGTTAAtggtagggatgcaccgaatccaggatccgggttcggccgaatattgggctttttgacagggttcggtttctgctgaaccttagaatttttttccgcCGAACCCTACActtgcgctacgctggtcgacgtaatgacgccgcgggaaggtgtttacgtaggtggaccgttcaatgcagcaggctgtgagaaagtgaaaatggaacttatgagcagaaaaagtgttgtttgacagtactttcagtcaaaagaaggtgattcaagtcgagctacatattcaatttgcaatgccgatttgtctcatggtggcaaggaccctaaacattACACAACATCGCTGCTGTTAAAAcgtttgcgtatgaaacatccgaaatcatacgagttgtgcatgaaggaatctacagacagcagccaaaatgcagcaaccccaggtacggcaaaggaaggacagtcacagctaaaaacttgtgtagACActgcctctcccgggctgtcagctgttctctcggcaaatgagtctccctacagtgggagcggagcgaCCGATTggccggctgctgctcgttagctaacgttagatttctaatttcacccacccaacatgccttcatcatacactggttagcgaaaatttcccaaacaaaattgtcactcatctggtgatagcaatgtgctttcctatgATGTGAAAAGAgtgtgtgaattcaacattaccTTGTTACAtctaactattttagaggctgtggacgttgtttacttcataaatgtgtttactgtgttaatggactgaggatgggagtaggattcggtttcggcagaatcttaaccagtggattcggtattcggccgaaccccaaaaatctggattcggtgcaccCCTAGTTAATGGACCCTTTACACAAGTGCTCACCTCGTAAAAACACACTAATATCCGGTACACAAGTGCAACAAGCATCATTTTCTGTAGCTCCTCCATCGATGTGTCCTCATCGATTTCTTCCACTATGAAATGCATGGCGAACTTGGAAACATCCCTATAAAGCAAAGACAAATATTAATCtaaagagtgttttttttccctctcaatTGAATGGTGAAAAAACAGAGGCCTAATCATTATTTCACCACCATGACTGCATAGCCTACAGACCACCACTACTTACAGAATTTAAAGAAACTTACTTGATTCCACTCAGATGCATAATACTGATGATTATGGTTGCTTTGATGAAAAACAGTATGAAAAAATCCACCATCTCAGCCAGGAGTCTTTGGAGAGGTGAAGGAATGCTATACTCCCGACCTGGTTAAAAGTAGCAATAAGTCAAGCAGGTACAGTAAACTTTGTTTCAAAACACCCTTTTACACCCATATGTGATTGCTGAATATGTCATTCCTAAACCTCTCTCTCATATGGGTGCATATTGAAGTACTGTGAACCACGGCACATATACTTTCATATAGACCTACGTTAAAAACcattatttgcttttttgacATCTAACGCTGGGTGGTTGTCTGTTCTCTGTAACCTCACATTTTGACAACTTGGAGACTAAACGGTCAACTCAAAGCCAGCAactttcacctggtctctgtgcGACTCCGTTCTCCCGcgcctgctgttgctgctgagcGGCCACTGCAGCCCCGCCAGCGGCTTCACCTACCCGGATGCTTTGGGAGACGGCAGGTGGATAAGGCGACAACGGAAGACCAAACGGGCTGTTATACCAGTTCTGGGAATTGATATCAAGTGGTGTCGTCGACGTCCCACTGGCTGACTGTAAATAATAAGGTGAGGACATGGCTGACGCTGCCATCCAGCTCTGCCAGTTCACATATCCCGTGTAGTACTGCCACATCC
This sequence is a window from Sander vitreus isolate 19-12246 chromosome 6, sanVit1, whole genome shotgun sequence. Protein-coding genes within it:
- the LOC144519710 gene encoding protein FAM8A1-like; translated protein: MTSYVTPSSNMADEENTNMEVDKEKNKPFSTTVKPLVDEVTQRIGNQNNVEGKKDADESRATTEYCEKLQGWMWQYYTGYVNWQSWMAASAMSSPYYLQSASGTSTTPLDINSQNWYNSPFGLPLSPYPPAVSQSIRVGEAAGGAAVAAQQQQQARENGVAQRPGREYSIPSPLQRLLAEMVDFFILFFIKATIIISIMHLSGIKDVSKFAMHFIVEEIDEDTSMEELQKMMLVALVYRILVCFYEIVCIWGAGGATPGKFLVGLRVVTCDSSILVQPNRVLVVPATNVSLSASTVRALNKNFSIAFFFPAFITLLFFQHNRTVYDMVAGTIVVKRSRIR